Proteins from a genomic interval of Streptomyces sp. NBC_01445:
- a CDS encoding acyl-CoA dehydrogenase family protein, translated as MPSNPTAVTHEVTNQAPPLTGHDIADDPVLIEGVRREGAAWSLDDLHRIGRRAGSEEVQRWADEANRYEPVLRTHDRYGNRIDEVDFHPSYHALMDVAVGEGLAGSAWADERPGAHVARAAAFMVWSSTEAGHGCPVSMTYAVVPALRHAPDLAKIYEPLLTSRVYEPGLHTPGEKGGLLAGMGMTEKQGGTDVRANTTSATEQADGTWRLRGHKWFTSAPMNDLFLVLAQAPGGLSCFLVPRVLPDGSRNTFRIQRLKDKLGNRSNASSEPEFDDTVAWLVGAEGKGVRTIIDMVTMTRLDCVLGSAAGTRAALAQAAHHARHRSVFGAKLIDQPLMRNVLADLAVESEAATTLALRLAGAADRAQHGDEGERAFLRLATAVGKYWVCKRQPVAVAEALECLGGNGYDEASGMPRLYRDAPLNGIWEGSGNVNALDMLRALAREPESLEAFRTEIEAAAGGDRRLDTAWQELQGELVLTEDAPLRARRVIERAALVLQGSLLVRHAPAAVADAFCASRLAGDRGLAFGTLPPRTDFAGLLERLPA; from the coding sequence ATGCCCAGCAACCCCACCGCCGTGACGCACGAAGTGACCAACCAGGCACCGCCGTTGACCGGCCACGACATCGCAGACGACCCGGTCCTCATCGAGGGCGTGCGCCGCGAGGGCGCCGCATGGTCGCTCGACGACCTCCACCGGATCGGCCGCCGCGCGGGCAGCGAGGAGGTACAGCGCTGGGCCGACGAGGCCAACCGCTACGAGCCGGTGCTGCGCACCCACGACCGCTACGGCAACCGCATCGACGAAGTCGACTTCCACCCCTCGTACCACGCCCTGATGGACGTGGCGGTGGGCGAGGGGCTGGCCGGCAGTGCCTGGGCGGACGAACGGCCCGGCGCGCATGTGGCGCGGGCCGCGGCCTTCATGGTGTGGAGCAGCACCGAGGCCGGGCACGGCTGCCCCGTCTCCATGACGTACGCCGTTGTCCCCGCCCTGCGCCACGCCCCCGACCTGGCCAAGATCTACGAGCCCCTGCTCACCAGCCGTGTCTACGAACCCGGTCTGCACACCCCGGGCGAGAAGGGGGGCCTGCTCGCCGGCATGGGGATGACGGAGAAGCAGGGTGGCACCGATGTGCGCGCAAACACCACCTCCGCCACCGAACAGGCCGACGGGACCTGGCGGTTGCGCGGTCACAAGTGGTTCACCAGCGCCCCGATGAACGACCTGTTCCTTGTGCTCGCCCAGGCGCCCGGCGGCCTGTCCTGCTTCCTGGTCCCGCGCGTCCTGCCCGACGGCAGCCGCAACACCTTCCGCATCCAGCGTCTCAAGGACAAGCTCGGCAACCGCTCCAACGCGTCGAGCGAGCCCGAGTTCGACGACACCGTGGCCTGGCTCGTCGGCGCCGAGGGCAAGGGCGTCCGCACCATCATCGACATGGTGACCATGACGCGGCTCGACTGCGTCCTCGGCTCCGCCGCCGGCACCCGCGCCGCACTGGCCCAGGCCGCCCACCACGCCCGCCACCGCTCGGTGTTCGGCGCCAAGCTCATCGACCAGCCGCTGATGCGCAACGTACTGGCCGACCTCGCCGTGGAGTCCGAGGCCGCCACCACGCTCGCGCTGCGCCTGGCCGGCGCCGCCGACCGCGCCCAGCACGGCGACGAGGGGGAGCGCGCCTTCCTGCGCCTGGCGACGGCGGTCGGCAAGTACTGGGTGTGCAAGCGGCAGCCCGTAGCGGTGGCCGAGGCCCTGGAATGCCTCGGCGGCAACGGATATGACGAGGCATCAGGCATGCCGCGGCTGTACCGCGATGCCCCGCTCAACGGCATCTGGGAGGGCTCCGGCAACGTCAACGCCCTGGACATGCTGCGGGCGTTGGCCCGTGAGCCCGAGTCCCTGGAGGCGTTCCGTACGGAGATCGAGGCGGCGGCCGGCGGTGACCGGCGACTCGACACGGCCTGGCAGGAGCTGCAGGGCGAGCTGGTCCTGACCGAGGACGCGCCGCTGCGGGCCCGCCGCGTCATCGAACGCGCGGCCCTCGTGCTGCAGGGTTCGCTCCTGGTCCGGCACGCACCGGCCGCCGTGGCGGACGCGTTCTGCGCGTCGCGGCTCGCCGGGGACCGCGGACTCGCCTTCGGGACGCTGCCGCCAAGGACCGATTTCGCGGGGCTGCTGGAGCGACTTCCTGCGTGA
- the purU gene encoding formyltetrahydrofolate deformylase, protein MTDSPASAASPAPASPAPATAPVEHVLTLDCPEAPGIVHAVSRFLVEHGSDIIDNQQFGDRRDGHFFMRVHFAATGGENTTQSLRDDFAAVAAPFAMRWHIEPVSTRRRVLIMVSRYDHCLNDLLFRTRSGDLPIDVVAVVSNHRDHEALVAWHGVPFFHVPVTASTKPEAEAQLLELIDSFDVDLVVLARYMQVLSDGLCAQLPGRLINIHHSFLPSFKGAKPYHQAHDRGVKLVGATAHYVTADLDEGPIIAQEVISADHSHTPEDLAAIGRDAESAALARAVRWHCEGRVFVQGRRTVVLRST, encoded by the coding sequence ATGACTGATTCCCCGGCTTCCGCCGCGTCCCCCGCCCCCGCTTCTCCCGCCCCCGCCACGGCGCCGGTCGAGCACGTCCTCACCCTCGACTGCCCCGAGGCGCCCGGTATCGTCCACGCCGTCTCGCGGTTCCTCGTCGAGCACGGCAGCGACATCATCGACAACCAGCAGTTCGGCGACCGCCGCGACGGCCACTTCTTCATGCGGGTGCACTTCGCCGCCACCGGCGGCGAGAACACCACGCAGTCCCTGCGCGACGACTTCGCCGCCGTTGCTGCCCCCTTCGCCATGCGGTGGCACATCGAACCGGTCAGCACCCGACGGCGCGTGCTGATCATGGTGTCCCGCTACGACCACTGCCTCAACGACCTGCTCTTCCGCACCCGCAGCGGTGACCTGCCCATCGACGTGGTCGCGGTCGTCTCCAACCACCGCGACCACGAGGCACTCGTCGCCTGGCACGGCGTCCCGTTCTTCCACGTGCCGGTGACCGCCTCGACGAAGCCCGAAGCCGAGGCCCAACTCCTCGAGCTCATCGACTCGTTCGACGTCGACCTCGTCGTGCTCGCGCGCTACATGCAGGTGCTCTCCGACGGCCTGTGCGCTCAGCTGCCCGGCCGGCTGATCAACATCCACCACTCGTTCCTGCCGAGCTTCAAGGGCGCCAAGCCCTACCACCAGGCCCACGACCGCGGCGTCAAACTCGTCGGCGCGACGGCCCACTACGTCACCGCCGACCTCGACGAAGGCCCGATCATCGCCCAGGAGGTCATCAGCGCCGACCACAGCCACACCCCCGAGGACCTGGCAGCGATCGGCCGCGACGCGGAATCGGCAGCCCTGGCGCGGGCCGTCCGCTGGCACTGCGAAGGCCGCGTCTTCGTCCAGGGAAGGCGCACGGTGGTGCTCCGGTCAACTTGA
- a CDS encoding LysR family substrate-binding domain-containing protein → MASPTTGRHWAAVNHMLAEADELVRQATTGHTRLRIGHAWSAMGRHTAEFQRRWRDRYPDVELHLIRHNTPTGGLAEGLCDMAVIRTAIDTRRYAHALVGHERRYVALASDDPWARRRGIRLSEIRERTLVVDRRTGTTTLDLWPEGARPHVEYIQDVDDWLAAIATGRCVGVTPQSTATQYRRDGIAYRLLRDTEPVPVHLIWPQQSPHPATHAAVALLADLYREDAGSPRM, encoded by the coding sequence ATGGCCAGTCCCACCACCGGCCGCCACTGGGCGGCGGTGAATCATATGCTCGCCGAGGCCGACGAACTGGTCCGCCAGGCGACCACCGGTCACACGCGCCTGCGCATCGGCCACGCCTGGTCCGCGATGGGGCGGCACACCGCCGAGTTCCAGCGCCGCTGGCGCGACCGCTACCCCGACGTCGAGCTCCACCTGATCCGTCACAACACCCCCACCGGCGGGCTCGCCGAGGGCCTGTGCGACATGGCCGTCATCAGGACCGCCATCGACACCCGGCGCTACGCTCACGCCCTGGTCGGGCACGAGCGCCGCTACGTCGCTCTCGCCTCCGACGACCCGTGGGCCAGGCGCCGCGGCATCCGCCTGTCGGAGATCCGCGAGCGCACCCTCGTGGTGGACCGCCGCACCGGCACCACCACCCTGGACCTGTGGCCCGAAGGGGCCCGTCCCCACGTGGAGTACATCCAGGACGTCGACGACTGGCTCGCCGCCATCGCCACGGGCCGCTGCGTCGGCGTCACTCCGCAGTCCACGGCCACGCAGTACCGTCGCGACGGCATCGCCTATCGCCTTCTGCGCGACACCGAACCCGTCCCCGTACACCTGATCTGGCCGCAACAGAGCCCGCATCCCGCCACCCACGCCGCGGTCGCCCTGCTGGCCGACCTCTATCGAGAGGACGCAGGAAGCCCAAGGATGTGA
- a CDS encoding sarcosine oxidase subunit beta family protein yields the protein MTAQPQPKLPEHPDFLWRNPEPRSSYDVVIVGAGGHGLATAYYLAKEHGITNVAVLEKGWLAGGNMARNTTIIRSNYLWDESAAIYEHALKLWEGLPEELDYDFLFSQRGVLNLAHTLQDVREGMRRANANRLNGVDAEWLDPDQVAEVCPILNVSPDTRYPVLGGTFQPRAGIAKHDHVAWALARRADEMGVDLIQGCEVTGFVKDGERVVGVETNLGRINAGRVGLAAAGHSSVLAERAGIRLPVQSHPLQALVSELHEPVHPTVVMSNHVHVYVSQAHKGELVMGAGVDSYNGYGQRGSFHVIEEQMAAAVELFPIFARAHVLRTWGGIVDVTPDASPIISATPVENLFVNCGWGTGGFKATPAAGRTFAHTIATGEAHPLNAPFALDRFTTGALIDEHGAAAVAH from the coding sequence ATGACCGCCCAGCCGCAGCCGAAGCTGCCGGAACACCCGGACTTCCTCTGGCGCAATCCCGAGCCGCGCTCCTCGTACGACGTCGTCATCGTCGGCGCGGGCGGCCACGGCCTCGCCACCGCCTACTACCTCGCGAAGGAACACGGCATCACCAATGTCGCGGTCCTCGAGAAGGGCTGGCTGGCCGGCGGCAACATGGCCCGCAACACCACCATCATCCGTTCCAACTACCTGTGGGACGAGAGCGCGGCGATCTACGAGCACGCGCTCAAGCTGTGGGAAGGGCTCCCGGAGGAGCTGGACTACGACTTCCTGTTCAGCCAGCGCGGGGTCCTCAACCTCGCGCACACCCTCCAGGACGTCCGCGAGGGCATGCGCCGCGCCAACGCCAACCGACTCAACGGAGTCGACGCCGAATGGCTGGACCCGGACCAGGTCGCCGAGGTCTGCCCCATCCTCAACGTCTCGCCGGACACCCGGTACCCGGTGCTCGGCGGCACCTTCCAGCCCCGCGCGGGAATCGCCAAGCACGACCACGTGGCCTGGGCGCTCGCCCGCCGCGCCGACGAGATGGGCGTCGACCTGATCCAGGGCTGCGAGGTCACCGGCTTCGTCAAGGACGGCGAGAGGGTCGTGGGTGTCGAGACCAACCTCGGCCGCATCAACGCCGGCCGGGTCGGACTCGCGGCCGCCGGGCACAGCAGCGTGCTCGCCGAACGGGCCGGAATCCGCCTCCCCGTCCAGTCCCACCCCCTCCAGGCGCTCGTCTCCGAGCTGCACGAGCCGGTCCACCCCACCGTCGTCATGTCCAACCACGTCCACGTCTACGTCTCCCAGGCGCACAAGGGCGAACTGGTGATGGGCGCGGGCGTCGACTCGTACAACGGCTACGGGCAGCGCGGTTCCTTCCACGTGATCGAGGAACAGATGGCCGCTGCCGTCGAACTGTTCCCGATCTTCGCGCGGGCGCATGTGCTGCGGACCTGGGGCGGCATCGTCGACGTCACCCCGGACGCCTCGCCGATCATCAGCGCCACTCCCGTGGAGAACCTCTTCGTCAACTGCGGCTGGGGCACGGGTGGTTTCAAGGCCACGCCGGCCGCCGGCCGGACCTTCGCGCACACCATCGCAACGGGTGAGGCGCACCCGCTGAACGCCCCCTTCGCCCTGGACCGCTTCACTACGGGCGCACTGATCGACGAACACGGCGCCGCGGCCGTGGCCCACTGA
- a CDS encoding sarcosine oxidase subunit delta — MLLINCPWCGPHNESEYHYGGQAHVPYPENPADLDDGQWAEYVFYRDNPKGPFAERWMHSHGCRRWFNAQRDTVSYEVLATYRLDEPRPEPHVTDPAGEQR, encoded by the coding sequence ATGCTGCTGATCAACTGCCCATGGTGCGGTCCCCACAACGAGAGCGAATACCACTACGGGGGCCAGGCCCACGTTCCGTACCCCGAGAACCCCGCAGATCTCGACGACGGGCAGTGGGCCGAGTACGTCTTCTACCGGGACAACCCGAAGGGCCCCTTCGCCGAGCGGTGGATGCACAGCCACGGCTGCCGCCGCTGGTTCAACGCCCAGCGCGACACGGTGAGTTACGAGGTGCTCGCCACCTACCGGCTCGACGAGCCGCGCCCCGAACCCCACGTCACCGATCCGGCCGGAGAGCAGCGATGA
- a CDS encoding LysR family transcriptional regulator produces MDLNAVRTFVAAADAGQFQEAAAALSITQQAVSKRIAVLEKDLGVRLFTRTPRGAELTIDGQAFLPHARELLRAEDRADASVRPGRRALRVDVINRRIAPAVLLQDFYRTRPDIELDVVTLNVDVDTAIAAVEAGTIDATFHAITVAEHHLPASIRTTRVIDDPHELLVGPSHPLADADSVTPAQLAGHRIWMPGMAPGTEWADYYDEFAAAFGLTIDVVGPVFGNEALLDEIADSADLATLVGEGSRYLWPDSYDLRRIPVRNPTPVYPMSLIWRGDNRHPALDAFRAHLEATRAQTPDPDVWEPTWRQRTARRS; encoded by the coding sequence GTGGATCTCAACGCTGTGCGCACCTTTGTCGCGGCCGCGGATGCCGGCCAGTTCCAGGAAGCCGCCGCAGCCCTGTCGATCACCCAGCAAGCCGTCTCCAAGCGCATCGCCGTGCTGGAAAAGGACCTGGGAGTACGGCTGTTCACCCGCACACCACGTGGCGCCGAGCTCACCATCGACGGCCAGGCGTTCCTGCCCCACGCCCGCGAACTCCTCCGGGCGGAGGACCGGGCCGATGCCTCCGTGCGCCCCGGCCGGCGCGCCCTGCGCGTCGACGTGATCAACCGGCGGATCGCTCCGGCGGTGCTTCTCCAGGACTTCTATCGCACGCGTCCTGACATCGAGCTCGACGTCGTGACCCTGAACGTCGACGTCGACACCGCGATCGCCGCCGTCGAAGCCGGGACGATCGATGCCACGTTCCACGCGATCACCGTCGCCGAGCATCACCTGCCGGCCTCGATCAGGACCACCCGAGTGATCGACGACCCGCACGAGCTTCTCGTCGGGCCCTCCCATCCGCTGGCCGATGCCGACAGCGTCACGCCCGCACAGCTCGCCGGACACCGCATCTGGATGCCCGGCATGGCACCCGGCACAGAGTGGGCCGACTACTACGACGAGTTCGCCGCCGCATTCGGGCTCACGATCGATGTCGTCGGGCCCGTTTTCGGGAACGAGGCGCTGCTGGACGAGATCGCCGACTCCGCCGACCTCGCGACCCTCGTGGGCGAAGGATCGCGCTATCTCTGGCCCGACAGTTATGACCTGCGGCGCATCCCGGTGCGGAACCCGACGCCGGTCTACCCGATGTCCCTGATCTGGCGCGGCGACAATCGGCATCCGGCGCTCGACGCGTTCCGCGCCCACCTGGAGGCGACCCGAGCGCAGACCCCGGACCCCGACGTCTGGGAACCGACGTGGAGACAGCGGACCGCCAGAAGGTCGTGA
- a CDS encoding RNA-guided endonuclease InsQ/TnpB family protein: MVTWVDTIARVKIVVQVKLMPEAVQVSALSVTLRTVNEAANWVSAVAFEHGVPREYELRKHTYGELRSRGLGAQAAQHIIKKTRDAYTTLRANIRAGNLGKSGSKRRTKAESKPIAFRPEAAQPYDDRCLSWQYDAQTVSIWTVDGRAKNVRFACSPDALKALRDHRQGESDLIERDGVFYLLATCDVPEAEQYEPDHFIGVDLGIANIATTSTGHKTAGRGLNRHRKRQLDLRRKLQAKSTKSAKRLLKKRNRREQRHAKDQNHIIAKTIVTEAERTSAGISLEELKGIRQRVRLRKPQRVALHSWAFAQLAGFIVYKARRAGVPVVFVDPAYTSQQCCECGHIDKKNRASQALFTCRDCGVVAHADRNASHNIARKGEAVWTAGRESRVPATP, from the coding sequence ATGGTGACATGGGTCGATACGATCGCCCGCGTGAAGATCGTCGTGCAAGTGAAGTTGATGCCGGAGGCCGTGCAGGTATCCGCGCTGTCGGTGACGCTGCGCACGGTCAACGAGGCCGCGAACTGGGTGTCGGCGGTGGCGTTCGAGCACGGTGTCCCGCGTGAGTACGAGCTGCGCAAGCACACCTACGGTGAACTGCGGTCGCGGGGACTGGGGGCGCAGGCCGCCCAGCACATCATCAAGAAGACCCGCGATGCCTACACGACGCTCAGGGCCAACATCCGTGCCGGGAACCTCGGCAAGTCTGGATCGAAGCGCCGTACCAAGGCCGAGTCCAAGCCCATCGCTTTTAGGCCCGAGGCCGCGCAACCGTATGACGACCGGTGTTTGAGCTGGCAGTACGACGCGCAGACCGTGTCCATCTGGACGGTGGACGGCCGGGCCAAGAACGTCCGGTTCGCCTGTTCTCCTGACGCACTCAAGGCGCTCCGGGACCACCGGCAGGGCGAGTCGGACCTGATCGAGCGCGACGGCGTGTTCTACCTGCTCGCGACGTGTGACGTTCCCGAGGCTGAGCAGTACGAGCCCGACCACTTCATCGGCGTGGACCTGGGAATCGCCAACATCGCCACCACATCCACCGGCCACAAGACCGCCGGGCGTGGCCTGAACCGCCACCGCAAGCGGCAACTCGACCTGCGCAGGAAACTCCAGGCCAAGTCCACCAAGTCCGCCAAGCGGCTGTTGAAGAAGCGCAACCGGCGCGAACAGCGCCACGCGAAGGACCAGAACCACATCATCGCCAAGACGATCGTGACCGAGGCTGAACGCACCTCGGCCGGGATCTCCCTGGAAGAACTCAAGGGAATCCGGCAGAGGGTACGGCTCCGTAAGCCCCAACGGGTCGCGCTCCACTCCTGGGCCTTTGCCCAGCTGGCAGGTTTCATCGTTTACAAGGCCCGCAGGGCCGGCGTCCCCGTGGTCTTCGTCGATCCCGCCTACACCTCGCAGCAGTGCTGCGAGTGCGGCCACATCGACAAGAAGAACCGGGCAAGCCAGGCCCTGTTCACCTGCCGGGACTGCGGGGTCGTTGCCCACGCAGACCGGAACGCTTCCCACAACATCGCCCGCAAGGGCGAGGCTGTGTGGACTGCGGGGCGTGAGTCACGCGTCCCTGCCACCCCATAA
- a CDS encoding sarcosine oxidase subunit gamma: protein MAEPTNEARTGLLALRVSPLAHLEERMRDAAVTGARGVRLTEWPFLSMVNVRVDPTSAAATRIERTLGAPLPREHGETTSSGAHTAFWLGPDEWLVLSQTEEGVAAAELREALAADPGSVVDVSANRTTLELSGPAARQVLEKGCPLDLHPRAFGPGRAVSTTVGPIAVLLWQVDDGPTYRLLPRSSFADYLARWLIDAMHEYRGPELP from the coding sequence ATGGCTGAGCCCACGAACGAGGCGCGCACAGGCCTGTTGGCACTGCGCGTGAGCCCCCTGGCGCATCTCGAGGAGCGGATGCGGGACGCCGCCGTCACCGGGGCCCGCGGCGTCAGGCTGACCGAGTGGCCCTTCCTCAGCATGGTGAACGTGCGCGTCGACCCCACCTCCGCGGCGGCGACCCGCATCGAAAGAACCTTGGGAGCACCACTCCCCCGCGAGCACGGCGAGACCACCTCATCCGGCGCTCACACGGCGTTCTGGCTCGGTCCTGACGAGTGGCTCGTGCTGTCCCAGACCGAAGAGGGCGTTGCGGCCGCCGAGTTGAGGGAGGCACTCGCTGCGGATCCGGGCTCCGTCGTCGACGTCTCGGCGAACCGCACCACCCTCGAACTGAGCGGCCCGGCCGCCCGGCAGGTGCTGGAGAAGGGCTGCCCGCTGGACCTGCATCCCCGGGCCTTCGGTCCGGGCCGGGCGGTGTCGACCACGGTGGGACCGATCGCGGTCCTGCTCTGGCAGGTCGACGACGGGCCGACGTACCGGCTGCTGCCGCGTTCGTCCTTCGCCGACTACCTGGCGCGCTGGCTCATCGACGCCATGCACGAATACCGCGGCCCCGAGCTGCCTTGA
- a CDS encoding sarcosine oxidase subunit alpha family protein, whose product MTDQQFRLGDAGRVDRTTFLHFTLDGRELTGHPGDTLASAMLANGIVEAAPSLYLGRPRGIVSAGVEEPNALVQLGGSCSEGMLPATTVELYDDLSATTLSGMGRLDPTPDPAVYDKKYVHTDVLVVGAGPAGLSAAAAAAESGARVILVDDQPELGGALLSGRTQPEWIAEFRAALDAAPEVTVLTRTTAFGSYDDNYVLALERRTDHLGADAPDPSSGVSRQRLWHIRACQVVLATGAHERPLIFAGNDRPGVMLAASVRTYINRYGVTPGRRAVVGTTNDSAYDTVADLHAAGIDIAAVVDARPELSQRAAEIAATTGVRVLTGSAVVDTAGESRLIGVTVQALDADGQLVGKSEEFDCDLLAVSGGWSPVVHLHSQRQGRLRWDDDLVAFVPDGTVRDQQVVGAAQGTYGLDGALAEGARAGALAATEAGFPVPVPAAPSEDARPDVRALWLVPSPAGEPGTWDTHFVDLQRDVTAADVWRSTGAGMRGVEHVKRYTSLGTANDQGKTSGVNAIGVIAEALGAGASPGEIGTTAYRAPYTPVAFAALAGRERGDLFDPERTTSIHGRHVAHGAEFEDVGQWKRPWYYPRPGEDMDAAVARECRAAREGVAFMDATTLGKIEIWGADAGEFLNRVYTNAFKKLKPGMARYGVMCKPDGMIFDDGVTLRLDENRYFMTTTTGGAAGVLDWLEEWLQTEWPELDVNCTSVTEQWATVAVVGPKSRDVIAELAPELNVSAEAFPFMAFRETTLASGIPARVCRISFSGELAFEINVSAWYGRSVWEQVYKAGQPYDITPYGTETMHVLRAEKGFIIVGQDTDGTVTPQDANMDWVVSKRKDFIGNRSYSRADTTRADRKQLVGLLPTDRTTRLPEGSQLIAQDTPLTPEAGPVPMLGHVTSSYHSAALGRPFALALVAGGRARIGSTLLAPVGDDLVPVEVTDSVLYDPEGTKRDG is encoded by the coding sequence ATGACCGACCAGCAGTTCCGGCTCGGCGACGCAGGCCGCGTCGACCGCACCACCTTCCTCCACTTCACCCTCGACGGACGGGAGTTGACCGGCCACCCGGGCGACACCCTCGCATCCGCCATGCTGGCGAACGGCATCGTGGAAGCCGCTCCGTCGCTCTACCTCGGCCGTCCCCGCGGCATTGTCTCGGCGGGTGTCGAGGAGCCCAACGCCCTGGTCCAGCTTGGCGGTTCATGTTCGGAGGGCATGCTCCCGGCGACGACGGTGGAGTTGTACGACGACCTGTCCGCGACGACGCTGTCCGGGATGGGGCGGCTCGACCCGACCCCCGACCCCGCCGTCTACGACAAGAAGTACGTCCACACCGACGTCCTGGTGGTCGGCGCGGGCCCGGCCGGGCTCTCGGCCGCCGCTGCCGCCGCCGAATCCGGCGCGCGGGTGATCCTGGTGGACGACCAGCCCGAACTCGGTGGTGCGCTGCTGTCCGGACGCACCCAACCGGAGTGGATTGCCGAGTTCCGCGCGGCGCTCGATGCCGCGCCCGAGGTCACCGTCCTGACGCGCACCACCGCGTTCGGGTCGTACGACGACAACTACGTCCTCGCCCTGGAGCGGCGCACCGACCACCTCGGAGCCGACGCCCCCGACCCGTCCTCGGGCGTCTCGCGCCAGCGGCTGTGGCACATCCGCGCCTGCCAGGTCGTCCTGGCGACCGGCGCGCACGAGCGCCCGCTGATCTTCGCCGGCAACGACCGTCCCGGCGTGATGCTGGCCGCGTCCGTACGCACGTACATCAACCGGTACGGCGTGACTCCGGGCAGGCGAGCCGTGGTCGGCACCACCAACGACAGCGCGTACGACACGGTCGCCGATCTGCACGCGGCCGGGATCGACATCGCCGCCGTCGTGGACGCACGCCCCGAACTGTCACAGCGAGCCGCCGAGATCGCGGCGACTACCGGGGTTCGGGTACTCACGGGCAGCGCGGTGGTCGACACCGCGGGCGAGTCCCGGCTCATCGGCGTCACCGTCCAGGCTCTCGATGCCGATGGCCAACTCGTCGGCAAGTCCGAAGAGTTCGACTGCGACCTGCTCGCCGTCTCGGGCGGCTGGAGCCCTGTGGTCCACCTGCACAGCCAGCGCCAGGGAAGGCTGCGCTGGGACGACGACCTGGTCGCGTTCGTGCCCGACGGCACGGTGCGGGACCAGCAGGTCGTCGGCGCGGCGCAGGGGACGTACGGTCTCGACGGGGCTCTGGCCGAAGGAGCACGGGCCGGTGCGCTGGCCGCGACCGAGGCGGGGTTCCCCGTCCCGGTCCCCGCGGCGCCGTCCGAGGACGCACGCCCCGACGTCCGCGCCCTGTGGCTGGTGCCCTCCCCCGCCGGCGAACCCGGCACCTGGGACACCCACTTCGTCGACCTCCAGCGCGACGTCACCGCCGCCGACGTCTGGCGGTCCACCGGCGCCGGCATGCGCGGTGTCGAGCACGTCAAGCGCTACACCTCCCTCGGCACCGCGAACGACCAGGGCAAGACGTCCGGCGTCAACGCGATCGGCGTGATCGCCGAAGCCCTCGGCGCGGGCGCGTCACCCGGCGAGATCGGCACCACCGCCTATCGGGCGCCGTACACCCCGGTGGCCTTCGCGGCCCTGGCCGGGCGTGAGCGCGGGGACCTCTTCGACCCGGAGCGCACCACGTCCATCCACGGCCGGCACGTCGCCCACGGCGCCGAGTTCGAGGACGTCGGGCAGTGGAAGCGGCCCTGGTACTACCCCCGGCCCGGCGAGGACATGGACGCGGCCGTCGCCCGCGAGTGCCGCGCGGCCCGTGAGGGTGTGGCGTTCATGGACGCCACCACCCTCGGCAAGATCGAGATCTGGGGCGCGGACGCGGGCGAGTTCCTCAACCGCGTCTACACCAACGCCTTCAAGAAGCTGAAGCCCGGCATGGCCCGCTACGGCGTGATGTGCAAGCCGGACGGCATGATCTTCGACGACGGCGTGACGCTGCGCCTCGACGAGAACCGCTATTTCATGACCACCACGACGGGTGGCGCCGCCGGGGTCCTGGACTGGCTGGAGGAGTGGCTGCAGACCGAGTGGCCCGAGCTCGACGTCAACTGCACCTCGGTGACCGAACAGTGGGCGACGGTCGCCGTCGTCGGCCCGAAGTCACGTGACGTCATCGCAGAACTGGCTCCCGAACTCAACGTCTCCGCCGAGGCGTTCCCCTTCATGGCCTTCCGCGAGACGACCCTGGCCTCCGGCATCCCGGCCCGTGTCTGCCGGATCTCCTTCTCCGGCGAGCTCGCCTTCGAGATCAACGTCTCCGCGTGGTACGGCCGGAGCGTCTGGGAGCAGGTGTACAAGGCCGGACAGCCGTACGACATCACCCCGTACGGCACCGAGACGATGCACGTCCTGCGCGCCGAGAAGGGGTTCATCATCGTCGGCCAGGACACCGACGGCACCGTCACCCCGCAGGACGCGAACATGGACTGGGTGGTCTCCAAGCGCAAGGACTTCATCGGGAACCGGTCCTACTCCCGCGCCGACACCACGCGCGCCGACCGCAAGCAGCTGGTCGGCCTGCTGCCCACCGACCGTACGACGCGGCTGCCCGAAGGATCCCAACTCATCGCACAGGACACGCCGTTGACCCCCGAAGCCGGGCCGGTTCCCATGCTCGGCCACGTCACCTCCAGCTACCACAGCGCCGCCCTCGGCCGCCCCTTCGCCCTCGCCCTCGTCGCCGGCGGGCGGGCCAGGATCGGCTCGACCCTGCTCGCCCCGGTGGGCGACGACCTGGTGCCCGTCGAGGTCACCGACTCCGTCCTCTACGACCCCGAAGGGACCAAGCGCGATGGCTGA